From the genome of Miscanthus floridulus cultivar M001 chromosome 10, ASM1932011v1, whole genome shotgun sequence, one region includes:
- the LOC136488941 gene encoding putative cyclin-dependent kinase F-2: MSLAACRGHPSVVQLLATYADCGRADGDCFVVTEYAGPMNLRQYMDVRRRNGEPFDEDEVRDVMEQLLAGVRHAHRAGILHRDIVPENVIVDMDSARDDGAIRGRMVYKICGFGVSEPAAQAEKDDSGLLAASSPYRAPELFLGSKDYDGRVDTWSLGCIMAELVVGDGVSFFGGTQDGEVFNEMLHVVGTKGIVTWKGLERVAPREKAARLRKMGRGERGYLKKKFAPEVLSPAGFEVLKGLLHSNPDRRLSAAAALRKPWFRGRRFFSACCFMPQGGP, from the coding sequence ATGTCCCTCGCGGCGTGCCGCGGCCACCCTTCCGTCGTCCAGCTCCTGGCCACGTACGCCGACTGCGGCCGCGCTGACGGCGACTGCTTTGTCGTCACGGAGTACGCCGGGCCCATGAATCTGCGCCAGTACATGGACGTCCGGCGCCGTAATGGCGAGCCGTTCGACGAGGACGAGGTGCGCGACGTCATGGAGCAGCTCCTCGCCGGCGTGAGGCACGCGCACAGGGCGGGCATCCTGCACAGGGACATCGTCCCGGAGAACGTGATCGTCGACATGGACAGTGCCAGAGACGACGGCGCGATCCGCGGCAGGATGGTGTACAAGATATGCGGCTTCGGCGTGTCGGAGCCGGCGGCGCAGGCGGAGAAGGACGACTCCGGGCTGTTGGCAGCCTCCAGCCCGTACCGCGCGCCGGAGCTCTTCCTGGGATCCAAGGACTACGATGGCCGGGTCGACACGTGGTCGCTCGGCTGCATCATGGCCGAGCTTGTCGTCGGCGACGGTGTGTCTTTCTTTGGCGGCACGCAGGACGGCGAGGTCTTTAACGAGATGCTGCACGTGGTCGGCACCAAGGGCATCGTCACGTGGAAGGGGCTGGAGCGTGTGGCGCCGCGCGAGAAGGCGGCCAGGCTTCGGAAGATGGGCCGCGGGGAGCGCGGCTACCTGAAGAAGAAGTTCGCGCCGGAGGTGCTGTCTCCGGCTGGCTTCGAAGTCTTGAAAGGGCTGCTGCACAGCAATCCGGACCGCAGACTTTCGGCAGCGGCCGCGCTTCGGAAGCCATGGTTCCggggccgtcgcttcttcagtgCCTGCTGCTTCATGCCTCAGGGTGGACCTTAG